A portion of the Magnetovibrio sp. genome contains these proteins:
- the hspQ gene encoding heat shock protein HspQ, producing the protein MSHNSSENDPTKVSLTKGDYAKYAVGQVIHHTLFDYRGVIVDVDPQFRVGAQMKAQEQRPKFRSDDSRPWYHVLVDGTANRAYVSEQNLELDFEGGPIDHPDVIDYFDNLAGGVYISHPHKVH; encoded by the coding sequence GTGTCGCACAATTCGTCAGAAAACGACCCGACGAAAGTCAGCCTGACGAAAGGCGATTACGCCAAATACGCCGTCGGCCAAGTGATCCATCACACCCTGTTCGATTACCGCGGCGTGATCGTCGACGTCGACCCACAATTTCGCGTCGGCGCGCAGATGAAAGCCCAGGAACAACGTCCCAAGTTTCGGTCCGACGACAGCCGCCCGTGGTATCACGTTTTGGTGGACGGCACCGCCAACCGCGCCTACGTGTCCGAACAAAACCTCGAACTCGACTTCGAAGGCGGCCCCATCGACCACCCCGACGTGATCGATTATTTCGACAATTTGGCCGGGGGCGTCTACATCAGCCACCCGCACAAGGTTCACTAG
- a CDS encoding orotate phosphoribosyltransferase, whose amino-acid sequence MPVSVKRNPAGLEAAKILLDIEAVNFRPEEPYILTAGWASPVYIDCRKLISFPTERTRMMEMAVETLRRDSNLAAVDAVAGGETAGIPYSAWIAHLTGKPMLYVRKKPKGFGRNAQIEGHMPEGSHVLLVEDLATDGGSKINFVNALRKAGATVSDAFVVFFYGAFPGALDTLEKEGVTMHYLATWQDVLEVAEERQAFSPAAIQGVKDFLKDPIGWSVAHGGKGAD is encoded by the coding sequence GTGCCCGTGAGCGTCAAACGCAATCCCGCCGGCCTGGAAGCGGCCAAAATCCTTCTCGACATCGAAGCCGTGAATTTCCGCCCCGAAGAGCCGTATATCTTGACCGCCGGTTGGGCCAGCCCGGTTTACATCGATTGCCGCAAGCTGATCTCGTTTCCCACCGAACGCACGCGGATGATGGAAATGGCGGTGGAAACCTTGCGTCGCGATTCCAACTTGGCGGCCGTCGATGCGGTGGCCGGCGGTGAAACCGCGGGCATCCCCTATTCGGCCTGGATCGCGCATCTGACCGGCAAGCCGATGCTGTATGTGCGTAAAAAGCCCAAGGGTTTCGGACGCAACGCGCAAATCGAGGGTCACATGCCCGAAGGCAGCCATGTTTTGCTGGTCGAGGATTTGGCCACCGATGGCGGCTCAAAAATCAACTTCGTCAATGCCTTGCGCAAAGCCGGTGCTACGGTTTCCGACGCATTCGTGGTGTTTTTCTACGGCGCGTTCCCGGGCGCGCTGGACACGTTGGAAAAAGAAGGCGTCACCATGCACTACCTCGCCACCTGGCAGGACGTTCTGGAAGTGGCCGAAGAACGCCAAGCCTTCTCCCCCGCTGCCATCCAAGGGGTTAAAGATTTTCTCAAAGATCCCATCGGTTGGTCTGTCGCCCACGGCGGCAAAGGGGCCGATTGA
- a CDS encoding cold-shock protein, which translates to MTIGTVKFFNTAKGFGFIEPEDGSKDAFVHISAVERAGLSSLNEGQKVNYELQPGRDGKSSAENLSLVD; encoded by the coding sequence ATGACGATTGGTACTGTAAAGTTTTTCAACACCGCTAAAGGTTTTGGCTTCATCGAGCCGGAAGACGGCTCCAAGGACGCTTTTGTGCACATTTCCGCCGTTGAACGCGCCGGTTTGAGCTCCCTGAACGAAGGCCAGAAGGTCAACTACGAACTTCAGCCGGGTCGCGACGGTAAATCTTCCGCCGAGAACCTGTCGCTCGTCGATTAA
- a CDS encoding thiamine pyrophosphate-dependent enzyme: protein MSDQDPRHTDDNSIIHTATGGQLIVQALVTHDVEAVFCVPGESYLNVLDALYDVQDRVRLVTCRHENGASFMAEAYAKLTGRVGVCMVTRGPGACNASIGVHTAFQDSSPMVLLVGHVRREDIGREAFQEVDFAQMFAPLAKAVRMIDKAEQAAADVAWAFDVAASGRPGPVVLVLPEDMLRDTVEACVPAPIPQAPVHMDEGDLERIHHRLCQAKRPLLMVGGSRWSEQARADILEFAEKMDLPVCCSMRRLDIIDNIHPCFVGEMGIAPNPNLLQRIKDADLLLVVGARLGEMTTQGYTLLSAEDAAHKLVHVHVDASELGKVFSPAIGVACTPEGFAKAAKNLAPAADHWATWRAQARADYDAWRRPRSVPGSLDLAQAMQELDALLDDDAVVAVDAGNFSGWAQRYLTYGKARKFIGPTNGAMGFGVPGGVAAKTAYPGRQVVVFVGDGGFGMTGQEIATALQQKQNLIVLVFNNGVYGTIRMHQERNHPTRVIATDLVDPDYAALARANGAFGEVVETTAQFKPALESAIAANTVAVLDVRYDANIISTSTTLDAIRQKALDTQQS, encoded by the coding sequence ATGTCAGATCAAGATCCGCGCCACACGGACGACAACTCCATTATTCATACGGCCACGGGCGGACAGTTGATCGTCCAAGCGCTCGTGACCCATGATGTCGAAGCCGTATTCTGCGTGCCCGGCGAAAGCTATTTGAACGTGCTCGATGCGCTGTATGACGTTCAAGACCGCGTGCGTCTGGTCACCTGTCGCCACGAAAACGGCGCGTCGTTCATGGCCGAAGCCTATGCCAAGCTGACCGGGCGGGTCGGGGTGTGCATGGTCACGCGCGGACCGGGGGCGTGCAACGCGTCCATCGGCGTGCACACGGCGTTTCAGGATTCTTCGCCGATGGTGCTGCTGGTCGGCCATGTCCGGCGCGAGGACATCGGACGCGAAGCCTTTCAAGAGGTCGATTTCGCGCAAATGTTCGCGCCACTGGCCAAGGCCGTGCGGATGATCGACAAGGCCGAACAGGCCGCCGCCGACGTGGCGTGGGCGTTCGACGTCGCGGCCTCTGGCCGGCCCGGCCCGGTGGTGTTGGTGCTGCCCGAAGACATGCTGCGCGACACGGTCGAGGCCTGCGTGCCCGCACCGATTCCGCAAGCCCCGGTGCACATGGACGAAGGCGATCTGGAACGCATCCATCATCGCCTGTGCCAAGCGAAACGCCCGCTGTTGATGGTCGGCGGCAGCCGCTGGAGCGAGCAGGCGCGTGCCGACATTTTAGAATTCGCGGAAAAAATGGATTTACCTGTGTGCTGTTCGATGCGGCGCCTCGACATCATCGACAACATCCATCCGTGCTTCGTCGGCGAAATGGGCATCGCGCCCAATCCCAATTTGCTGCAACGCATCAAGGATGCCGATCTGTTGCTGGTGGTCGGCGCGCGCCTGGGGGAAATGACCACCCAAGGCTATACGCTGCTGAGCGCGGAGGATGCCGCGCATAAGCTGGTTCACGTCCACGTCGATGCGTCGGAGTTGGGCAAGGTCTTTTCTCCCGCCATCGGCGTGGCCTGCACACCCGAAGGATTTGCCAAGGCGGCCAAGAACTTGGCCCCGGCGGCCGATCACTGGGCCACATGGCGCGCCCAGGCGCGCGCCGATTACGACGCGTGGCGGCGTCCGCGATCTGTTCCAGGGTCTTTGGATCTGGCCCAGGCTATGCAGGAACTCGACGCGCTGCTGGACGACGACGCCGTGGTGGCGGTTGACGCCGGTAACTTCAGCGGCTGGGCGCAACGCTATCTGACCTATGGCAAGGCGCGCAAATTCATCGGTCCGACCAACGGTGCGATGGGCTTCGGCGTGCCGGGCGGGGTGGCGGCGAAAACCGCATATCCGGGCCGCCAAGTGGTGGTGTTCGTCGGCGACGGCGGGTTCGGCATGACCGGCCAAGAAATCGCCACTGCCCTGCAACAAAAGCAAAACCTGATCGTGCTGGTGTTCAACAACGGTGTTTACGGCACCATCCGCATGCACCAGGAACGCAACCATCCCACACGGGTCATCGCCACGGATTTGGTCGATCCCGACTATGCGGCCTTGGCGCGCGCCAACGGCGCATTCGGCGAGGTTGTCGAAACCACCGCGCAGTTCAAGCCGGCGTTGGAAAGCGCGATTGCAGCAAACACGGTCGCGGTGCTTGACGTGCGCTATGATGCCAATATCATCTCGACCAGCACCACGCTCGACGCCATCCGGCAGAAGGCTTTGGATACACAACAATCCTAA
- the hemN gene encoding oxygen-independent coproporphyrinogen III oxidase — translation MSTDLINKYDLRVPRYTSYPTAPHFSDQVNGQVYKTWLSELPPDTELSLYFHIPFCDEMCWFCGCYTKIVKRYDPVKEYLDALLAEIDLVADALPGRFTAKHLHWGGGSPTMLKGEDWLAIMTKLRERFDVADDAEIAVELDPRTATEDYVRELELAGVNRASIGVQSYEPKVQEAINRIQPYETTKQVIEWLRAHNITRINMDLMYGLPYQDTDEIERMIDMTVELQPNRIALFGYAHVPWMKSHQKLIKEETLPDAAERWQQFTLAVERLKERGYVQIGFDHFAHPDDPMANAVETGELHRNFQGYTTDTAPAMLAFGASAIGYLPQGYVQNELPLKAYRQAIYSGILPAAKGIALSADDKLRRDIIERIMCDLTVDLGEACAAHGIDVATLDKDVEKLAPLSADGICTVDGHRITVSEDGRPFIRLVASAFDAYLESGQGRHSKAV, via the coding sequence ATGAGCACCGATCTGATCAACAAGTACGACCTGCGCGTTCCGCGCTACACCAGCTATCCCACCGCGCCGCATTTCAGCGACCAGGTGAACGGCCAGGTGTACAAGACTTGGCTGTCGGAATTGCCGCCGGATACGGAGCTTTCGCTGTATTTCCACATCCCGTTTTGTGACGAAATGTGCTGGTTTTGCGGCTGTTACACCAAAATCGTCAAACGCTACGACCCGGTGAAGGAATACCTGGACGCGTTGCTGGCCGAAATCGATCTGGTTGCCGACGCGCTACCCGGGCGTTTCACCGCCAAGCACCTGCATTGGGGCGGTGGTTCGCCGACCATGCTCAAGGGCGAGGACTGGCTGGCGATCATGACCAAGCTGCGCGAACGCTTCGACGTCGCCGACGACGCCGAAATCGCGGTCGAGCTGGATCCCCGCACCGCGACCGAGGATTACGTCCGCGAGCTGGAATTGGCCGGCGTCAACCGCGCGTCGATCGGCGTGCAGTCCTATGAACCCAAGGTCCAAGAAGCCATCAACCGCATCCAGCCCTACGAAACCACCAAGCAGGTGATCGAATGGCTGCGCGCGCACAACATCACCCGTATCAACATGGACTTGATGTACGGCCTGCCCTACCAAGACACCGACGAGATAGAGCGCATGATCGACATGACCGTCGAGTTGCAGCCCAATCGCATCGCCCTGTTCGGCTACGCCCACGTGCCGTGGATGAAATCTCATCAAAAGCTGATCAAGGAAGAAACCCTGCCCGACGCGGCGGAACGCTGGCAGCAGTTCACGCTGGCGGTCGAACGTTTGAAGGAGCGCGGCTACGTGCAGATCGGTTTCGATCACTTCGCACATCCCGACGACCCCATGGCCAACGCCGTGGAAACCGGCGAGTTGCATCGCAATTTCCAAGGCTACACCACCGACACCGCGCCCGCCATGCTGGCCTTCGGCGCGTCGGCGATCGGTTACCTGCCGCAAGGCTACGTGCAGAACGAGCTGCCGTTGAAGGCCTACCGCCAAGCGATCTATTCGGGAATTTTACCCGCCGCCAAAGGCATCGCGCTGAGCGCCGACGACAAGCTTCGCCGCGACATCATCGAACGCATCATGTGCGACCTGACCGTCGATCTGGGCGAAGCCTGCGCCGCACATGGCATCGACGTCGCAACGCTGGACAAGGATGTCGAGAAACTCGCCCCATTGAGCGCCGATGGCATCTGCACGGTGGATGGGCATCGCATCACCGTCAGCGAAGACGGTCGCCCGTTCATCCGGCTGGTCGCCAGCGCCTTCGACGCCTATCTGGAGTCCGGCCAAGGGCGGCATTCGAAAGCGGTTTAA
- a CDS encoding GGDEF domain-containing protein, which produces MGAKNPPVGTVARDGLKFLIVDGDREGADMMRHMIFKGSGQRTGVHVAASIDEALKKLAEQTFDVCFLDYALAESYGFHNEALARLSKILTALVFVADTASKAAALRALNFGGKDFLVKSHMTSFDIAKSIAYALYWKYREIELEATAVRDHVTGLGNVPLFDEHLHHALEVAKRGKEKVGLLMIGLTGMEPVFEDYGDEVSDQLLKQVGERIAGKVRSTDVVARLSDDSFGVVLVKVASPSVVDTITGTLTGVIADKPYNVNGYTLKIGTNIGSSTYPDDADSLDSLKAVAVNTLETKASKQKIKTKDSFVYYRA; this is translated from the coding sequence ATGGGCGCGAAAAATCCCCCAGTGGGCACTGTTGCAAGGGACGGGCTGAAATTCCTGATTGTCGACGGCGATCGAGAGGGCGCGGATATGATGCGCCATATGATCTTCAAAGGCAGCGGACAGCGTACCGGCGTGCATGTGGCGGCGTCGATCGACGAAGCGCTGAAGAAACTCGCCGAGCAAACCTTCGATGTGTGCTTCTTGGATTACGCGTTGGCGGAAAGCTATGGCTTTCACAACGAAGCTTTGGCGCGGTTGAGCAAAATCCTGACGGCATTGGTGTTTGTCGCCGACACGGCGAGCAAGGCTGCGGCGTTGCGCGCGCTCAATTTCGGCGGCAAGGATTTCCTCGTCAAATCCCATATGACCAGTTTCGATATCGCCAAGAGCATCGCCTATGCACTGTATTGGAAGTACCGCGAGATCGAGCTGGAAGCCACCGCGGTGCGCGATCACGTCACCGGCTTGGGCAATGTGCCGCTGTTCGACGAGCACTTGCACCACGCCCTGGAAGTTGCCAAGCGGGGCAAGGAAAAGGTTGGCTTGTTGATGATCGGTCTGACCGGCATGGAGCCGGTGTTCGAAGATTACGGCGACGAAGTCAGCGATCAATTGCTCAAACAAGTGGGCGAACGCATCGCCGGCAAGGTCCGCTCCACCGACGTGGTGGCGCGCCTCAGCGATGATTCATTCGGCGTGGTGCTGGTGAAGGTTGCGTCCCCGTCGGTGGTCGACACCATCACTGGCACGCTCACCGGGGTGATCGCGGACAAGCCCTATAACGTCAACGGCTATACCTTGAAGATCGGCACCAACATCGGTTCATCCACCTATCCCGACGACGCAGACAGCCTCGACAGCCTGAAAGCCGTCGCGGTGAATACGCTGGAAACCAAGGCATCCAAGCAGAAGATCAAAACGAAAGATTCGTTCGTTTACTATCGCGCCTAG
- a CDS encoding Tad domain-containing protein, protein MPRNTLQRFFRQEHGAIAVMFALMLPVIVGFIGLGVEVGMWYKERRDIQTAADAAALSGMFEKNGGGTDAEIIAAATADATRNGYSAATDTIAVNIGPTSGPHLDDTAFIEVIINRQLTTMLSQIVLDTAPKAYARAVSGITGGNDEACVLALSPTAQDAISMNGAGSTVNMNGCGVFSNSSHASKAVNIQNGTFEVDCIASVGGINVGGTISTSCAGTKTGQAALDDPYSAIDVPAYSGCDQDPSGNQAYAPTSSDPDLSEGVYCGGITISSGETIFMNPGIYIMDEGNFTVNGGGTITGSGVTIILTASDGSGYGTISINGGGTVNLTAPTSSDNSGSIQGDYTGMLFYQDRAAGSSSSLNGTINGNSNVELGGAIYMPENNLSFTGGAEVGSDGCLLLVAQEVSFTGNADIDNDCDIYGGNPITYGGVPGLVE, encoded by the coding sequence TTGCCGCGAAACACACTCCAGCGTTTTTTTCGCCAAGAACACGGCGCCATCGCCGTCATGTTTGCTTTGATGCTACCGGTCATCGTCGGCTTCATCGGTTTGGGTGTGGAAGTCGGCATGTGGTACAAGGAACGCCGCGACATTCAAACCGCTGCTGACGCTGCCGCGCTGTCGGGCATGTTCGAAAAAAACGGCGGTGGCACAGATGCCGAAATCATCGCGGCGGCCACCGCCGACGCTACGCGCAACGGTTATAGCGCCGCCACGGACACCATCGCGGTCAATATCGGCCCCACATCGGGCCCACACCTCGACGATACCGCTTTTATCGAAGTGATTATCAATCGCCAACTCACCACCATGCTATCGCAAATCGTCCTCGACACGGCGCCGAAGGCATACGCACGTGCAGTATCCGGCATTACCGGCGGCAATGACGAGGCCTGCGTTTTGGCATTGTCCCCCACAGCGCAAGACGCGATCAGCATGAACGGCGCGGGCTCGACCGTGAACATGAACGGTTGCGGGGTGTTCTCCAACTCGTCACATGCCAGCAAGGCTGTGAACATTCAAAACGGTACGTTTGAAGTCGATTGCATAGCTTCTGTCGGCGGCATCAATGTCGGCGGCACCATTTCCACCTCATGCGCCGGCACCAAAACCGGTCAAGCGGCGCTTGACGACCCATACAGCGCAATCGACGTGCCGGCCTATTCCGGCTGTGACCAGGACCCTTCAGGTAACCAAGCATACGCCCCGACGTCCAGCGATCCAGATCTCAGCGAAGGGGTCTATTGCGGCGGGATTACGATCTCTTCGGGCGAAACCATTTTCATGAACCCCGGCATCTATATCATGGACGAGGGTAATTTCACGGTGAACGGCGGCGGCACCATCACCGGCAGCGGTGTCACCATCATCCTGACCGCGTCGGACGGATCAGGCTACGGCACCATTTCGATCAACGGCGGCGGCACGGTCAATCTGACGGCACCGACGTCCTCCGACAATTCCGGATCGATCCAGGGCGATTATACGGGCATGCTGTTTTATCAAGACCGCGCAGCCGGATCATCATCCAGCCTCAACGGAACGATCAATGGCAACTCCAATGTCGAGTTGGGCGGTGCGATCTACATGCCGGAAAACAACCTATCGTTCACTGGTGGTGCCGAAGTCGGCAGCGACGGTTGTTTGCTGCTTGTCGCCCAAGAAGTGTCGTTCACCGGCAATGCCGACATCGACAACGATTGCGACATCTACGGCGGCAATCCGATCACCTACGGCGGCGTACCGGGGTTGGTGGAGTAA
- a CDS encoding TadE/TadG family type IV pilus assembly protein — protein MMRIHAPCFNLLAVIKRFVRHERAIAATEFALILPFLLLLLMGIIEFSNVMTVERKLLNSMQTAADLIGQYTDVSDADLTEIYTAARLTMSPYSTTPMTIGIASVRFDDTTGAPSLDWSSGWNGGAVVNPTTLAAGHGEAGASIIIVSGVYTYTPLISLVMPSNLTLEEISYMRPRKVQYVLKY, from the coding sequence ATGATGCGCATTCATGCCCCGTGTTTTAACCTTCTCGCCGTTATAAAACGGTTCGTACGCCATGAACGCGCCATCGCGGCGACCGAATTTGCACTGATACTGCCCTTTTTGCTGTTGCTGTTGATGGGCATCATTGAGTTTTCCAATGTCATGACGGTCGAACGCAAACTGCTCAATTCCATGCAAACTGCGGCGGATCTGATCGGTCAATACACTGATGTCAGCGATGCGGACCTTACCGAAATTTACACCGCCGCGCGCCTGACCATGTCGCCATACAGCACCACGCCGATGACCATCGGGATCGCCAGCGTGCGCTTCGACGACACCACCGGAGCACCGAGCCTGGATTGGTCCAGCGGCTGGAACGGTGGGGCGGTGGTCAACCCGACCACCCTGGCGGCAGGTCACGGCGAGGCGGGCGCCAGCATCATCATCGTCAGTGGTGTCTACACCTACACACCATTGATCAGCTTGGTCATGCCCAGCAACCTGACCCTTGAAGAGATCTCCTATATGCGTCCTCGCAAAGTTCAATATGTGTTGAAGTATTGA
- a CDS encoding TadE family protein, whose product MSARWLLNGWTTTRTAAKNRHGAVTVEFAIAAPMFLIFVMGLIDFGRLYWIKSTMQFAVEQTARYAMVNPSASTATLESYAEGESTVGGITFSATTSASGGINFRTITASYTFSFLIPIVPIGNISLAAKSSTPINNL is encoded by the coding sequence ATGAGCGCACGCTGGCTATTGAATGGATGGACAACGACCCGCACAGCCGCCAAAAATCGGCACGGTGCCGTCACGGTCGAGTTCGCCATCGCCGCACCGATGTTTCTCATCTTTGTCATGGGCTTGATCGATTTCGGCCGCTTGTACTGGATCAAAAGCACCATGCAATTTGCCGTCGAACAAACGGCCCGCTACGCCATGGTCAATCCCAGCGCCAGCACCGCGACCCTGGAAAGCTATGCTGAGGGGGAAAGCACCGTTGGCGGGATTACTTTTTCCGCCACCACCAGTGCCTCGGGCGGAATCAATTTCCGCACCATCACGGCTAGCTACACGTTTTCGTTTCTCATCCCCATCGTGCCCATCGGCAACATTTCGCTGGCGGCGAAATCCTCGACACCGATTAACAATTTGTAG
- a CDS encoding mitochondrial fission ELM1 family protein: MAFQGEHARVWLLIDDRAGNRSQVLGVARALGLPFEIKNIEYTAAAALPNYMLMASFSMLTQSCRVNLAAPWPDIVIAAGRRTAPVARRIKELSKGRTYLVQVMHPGSTGEDDFSLICVPRHDGMGEAENRFTMTGAPHGVTAESLAEAMQKWGGTFDHLPSPRIALIVGGDTKRKKFTPDMARELGAQAAKLARDAGGSLLVTTSRRSTPEATAALIDALGDVPANVFKWGDDGDNPYMAYLALADHIIVTGDSVSMCSEACATGRPVYIFAPKKMIAHKHAKLHQDLYAQGFARTFDGVDSLQDWSHAPLNAAFEVADELRKRLGLDG, translated from the coding sequence ATGGCCTTTCAAGGCGAACATGCACGCGTTTGGCTTCTGATCGACGATCGCGCCGGCAACCGGTCTCAAGTGTTGGGCGTGGCCCGCGCTTTGGGTTTGCCGTTCGAAATCAAGAACATCGAATACACCGCCGCGGCGGCGTTGCCCAATTACATGCTGATGGCGTCGTTTTCGATGCTGACCCAGTCGTGCCGGGTCAATCTGGCAGCCCCTTGGCCCGATATCGTCATCGCCGCCGGTCGGCGCACCGCGCCGGTGGCGCGGCGCATCAAGGAGCTGTCGAAAGGGCGGACCTATCTGGTGCAGGTCATGCACCCCGGATCGACCGGCGAGGATGATTTTTCGCTGATCTGCGTTCCCCGTCACGACGGTATGGGCGAGGCGGAAAACCGTTTCACCATGACCGGCGCACCGCACGGCGTGACGGCGGAAAGTTTGGCCGAGGCGATGCAGAAATGGGGCGGAACATTCGATCATTTGCCGAGCCCGCGCATCGCCCTGATCGTCGGCGGCGACACCAAGCGCAAGAAATTCACCCCCGACATGGCCCGTGAGTTGGGTGCGCAGGCGGCGAAACTGGCGCGCGACGCGGGCGGTTCGTTGTTGGTCACGACGTCGCGTCGTTCGACCCCCGAGGCCACGGCGGCGTTGATCGACGCCCTGGGCGACGTACCCGCCAACGTGTTCAAATGGGGCGACGATGGCGACAATCCGTACATGGCCTATCTGGCGCTGGCCGACCACATCATCGTCACCGGCGACAGCGTATCGATGTGTTCGGAAGCCTGCGCGACGGGACGGCCGGTCTATATCTTCGCGCCCAAAAAGATGATCGCCCACAAGCATGCCAAGCTGCACCAAGATCTTTACGCCCAGGGCTTTGCCCGGACTTTCGACGGTGTGGACAGTTTGCAAGATTGGAGCCACGCGCCGCTCAACGCCGCCTTTGAGGTCGCCGACGAGCTGCGCAAAAGATTGGGATTGGATGGCTGA
- a CDS encoding TadE/TadG family type IV pilus assembly protein, whose product MAKFNQLRRHTFQLAHEFVDRFCRAERGAVAIIIALAVVPLVIGGGLAVDLSRAYLVKSRLSHALDAAGLAVGTMRTASSDPTYLEAQFTSFFTANYAASDIGTTHDLTFSDAGGILTVTGKATADTIFMRIVGIDTITVSSSAEITVETSGLELVMVLDNTGSMGGSKLASMKTAALDLIDIIFAGETTPTNIKVGLVPFSGSVNIGTGMSAYVNDTSVYDWGTTSWDGCVMARAYPEDVSDSTVVAGGYWDPFYWPDHNSYNNWDRDTYYSIDTSPPSTKGPNKYCPREVTPLTNNRTTLESQINAQWASGYTHINFGAVWGWRLISPSEPFTQGSAYGNPDWNKAVIILTDGDNTTSDSVYTAYKYRSNGVLGSTSSWGTTSELNSRLTEVCTGMKNAGITVYTITFNVSSISTQNLFQNCATDSNKYYNSPDSATLALAFRAIGAELKNLHLSK is encoded by the coding sequence ATGGCGAAATTCAACCAGTTACGACGACATACCTTTCAATTGGCCCATGAATTTGTGGACCGTTTTTGTCGTGCGGAACGTGGCGCGGTGGCGATCATTATCGCCTTGGCTGTGGTGCCGCTGGTTATCGGCGGCGGCTTGGCTGTCGATTTGTCGCGCGCTTATCTGGTTAAATCGCGCCTTAGCCACGCCTTGGACGCTGCGGGTTTGGCGGTCGGCACCATGCGCACCGCGTCATCAGACCCCACTTACCTGGAAGCCCAGTTCACCAGCTTCTTCACCGCCAACTATGCCGCATCGGACATCGGCACGACCCACGACCTGACATTTAGCGACGCCGGTGGGATTCTCACCGTGACCGGCAAAGCCACGGCCGACACCATTTTCATGAGGATCGTCGGTATCGACACCATCACCGTGTCGTCCAGTGCCGAAATCACCGTCGAAACCAGCGGCCTGGAACTGGTGATGGTGCTCGACAACACCGGTTCGATGGGCGGCAGCAAGCTTGCATCGATGAAAACGGCTGCGCTGGATTTGATCGACATTATTTTTGCCGGGGAAACAACTCCGACCAACATCAAAGTCGGCTTGGTGCCGTTTTCCGGCAGCGTCAACATCGGCACCGGCATGTCCGCGTACGTCAACGACACCTCCGTATACGATTGGGGCACCACATCGTGGGACGGCTGCGTTATGGCGCGCGCCTATCCCGAAGATGTCAGCGACAGCACTGTCGTGGCGGGCGGCTATTGGGATCCGTTTTATTGGCCCGACCACAATTCCTACAACAACTGGGACCGCGACACGTACTACAGCATCGACACATCGCCCCCCAGCACCAAAGGCCCCAATAAATACTGCCCGCGTGAGGTCACGCCTCTGACCAACAACCGCACAACGCTGGAATCCCAAATCAACGCCCAATGGGCATCGGGCTACACCCACATCAACTTCGGTGCGGTGTGGGGCTGGCGGTTGATTTCACCGTCGGAACCGTTCACCCAAGGCAGCGCCTATGGTAATCCGGACTGGAACAAAGCCGTCATCATCCTCACCGATGGCGACAACACCACCAGCGATTCCGTCTACACCGCGTATAAGTACCGCAGCAACGGGGTGTTGGGGTCCACCAGCAGTTGGGGCACGACATCGGAACTCAATAGTCGCCTGACGGAAGTGTGCACCGGCATGAAAAACGCCGGCATCACGGTTTACACCATCACCTTTAACGTCAGTTCGATCAGCACCCAAAACTTGTTTCAAAACTGCGCCACGGATTCCAATAAATATTACAACTCACCGGACAGCGCGACCTTGGCCCTGGCGTTTCGCGCCATCGGCGCCGAATTGAAGAATCTTCACCTGAGCAAATAA
- a CDS encoding TadE family protein, translated as MSPTSAPLLIRFKHSQKAAVAVEFALLVPVMGVMLLGLLDYAIVAFHKMELESATRSGAQYAMLDSSDTSLISTTVKNSTNLDTDFLEVDIAEFCECIDGSSITCADTCATGSVRSFMRITATYTHNPIFIPVTMTLTGESIIRTQ; from the coding sequence ATGAGCCCTACCTCAGCCCCCTTGCTGATTCGATTTAAACACTCGCAAAAAGCCGCGGTGGCGGTCGAGTTCGCCTTGCTGGTCCCTGTCATGGGGGTGATGCTGTTGGGCTTGCTGGATTACGCCATTGTGGCGTTTCACAAAATGGAACTGGAAAGCGCGACCCGCTCCGGTGCGCAGTACGCCATGCTGGATTCCAGCGACACGTCTTTGATTTCCACAACGGTCAAAAACTCGACCAACCTGGACACAGATTTTCTTGAGGTGGATATCGCCGAGTTTTGCGAATGTATCGACGGTTCATCGATAACGTGCGCGGACACGTGCGCGACCGGCAGCGTACGCTCGTTCATGCGGATCACCGCGACATACACCCATAACCCGATTTTCATCCCCGTCACCATGACGCTGACGGGCGAAAGCATCATCCGCACACAGTAG